A DNA window from Thiopseudomonas alkaliphila contains the following coding sequences:
- a CDS encoding MerR family transcriptional regulator, whose amino-acid sequence MQIKQVVEKTGLSRDTIRFYEQQGLIAEPKRTENGYRQYDESVILHLNMINQAKDLGFTLKEIKQLVQLLYSRELTQTQMQRQLKIKREEINRKLSELENIRQQIDLALAGLCKYREQLKA is encoded by the coding sequence ATGCAAATTAAACAAGTTGTTGAAAAAACTGGCTTAAGCCGCGATACCATTCGTTTCTATGAGCAGCAAGGCTTAATTGCTGAGCCTAAACGCACCGAGAATGGCTATCGACAGTATGATGAGTCGGTGATTTTGCATTTAAATATGATCAATCAGGCCAAAGATTTAGGTTTTACTTTAAAAGAGATCAAGCAGTTAGTTCAGCTGTTGTATTCACGTGAACTCACCCAAACGCAGATGCAGCGGCAATTGAAAATAAAACGTGAGGAAATTAATCGTAAACTCAGTGAGCTGGAAAATATTCGTCAGCAAATTGATTTGGCCTTAGCCGGTTTATGTAAGTATCGCGAACAGTTAAAGGCGTAA
- a CDS encoding YiiX/YebB-like N1pC/P60 family cysteine hydrolase, whose amino-acid sequence MLMRVFPLFILLIGLAISWSLEQDRQAAAITTGAIVELHQLPALKIGDWVFRQGTSVESELIANIGQSRFSHIGVVTAIEPEVIITHATTNDDPNYSNQVINSRLIDFSSNQLARRIAIARPQFLSTEQQQRISLHITAKISQPFVLSQRQHPHLYCTTLIADAITEQQPDFSLPWLSIDQPVFRGEYLHPQAFAERTDIEWLYPPTNSSTE is encoded by the coding sequence ATGCTTATGCGCGTGTTTCCTTTATTCATTTTACTTATCGGGCTAGCCATTAGCTGGAGCCTTGAACAGGATCGGCAAGCTGCTGCTATAACAACAGGTGCAATCGTTGAATTACACCAACTCCCCGCTCTAAAAATTGGTGATTGGGTGTTTCGCCAAGGCACATCAGTGGAAAGTGAACTGATTGCCAATATAGGCCAGAGCCGCTTTTCACATATAGGGGTGGTGACGGCAATAGAACCTGAAGTTATTATCACCCATGCCACAACAAATGATGATCCCAACTACTCCAATCAAGTGATTAACTCACGGTTAATCGATTTTAGTTCTAATCAATTAGCTCGCCGTATCGCCATTGCTCGTCCACAGTTTTTATCCACAGAACAACAGCAACGTATTAGCCTGCATATAACCGCTAAAATCAGCCAGCCTTTTGTACTTAGTCAGCGCCAGCACCCGCATTTGTACTGCACTACCTTAATTGCCGACGCCATTACTGAACAGCAGCCTGATTTTTCACTGCCTTGGTTGAGTATAGATCAGCCCGTTTTTCGTGGTGAATACCTGCATCCCCAAGCATTTGCAGAGCGCACTGATATTGAGTGGCTTTATCCGCCAACTAATTCCAGCACTGAATAA
- a CDS encoding ABC transporter ATP-binding protein gives MAWFDWFERRINPYPQEPFGLKQITIFHFIQACAKGAGPWLLVLVLFNAGLGIFEAVLFQMMGVVVDWMNQYGATQLWAEKSGPLMAMLLLICLSPFWVLIASNVRFQTLQGVLPMRLRWQFHQLLLSQSIQFYQEEFAGRISAKVMQTALAVRDTIMICAEMLVYVVIYFLTTGVILLSFDAWLLVPFVAWLIVFGIVLRVFVPKMAELARNQADARSLMTGRITDAYSNIATVKLFSHGGREASYAKQAMQEFMGTVHAQMRWVSYLELLNHSLNMLLVGGTAALSLYLWQHDLIGVGAVAAAIAMALRLVGLSHWIMWEATMLFENLGTVQDGMNTISQPVKLQDAADAKPLKVTQGAIEFKQVDFQYMEGKPLLNNFNLQIKPGEKIGLVGRSGAGKSTLVNILLRFYEVNAGQVLIDGQDIAKVTQQSLRQQIGMVTQDTSLLHRSVRDNIIYGRPDATEQQLQQAIERAQAAEFIPSLSDAQGRRGLEAHVGDRGVKLSGGQRQRIAIARVMLKDAPILLLDEATSALDSEVEVAIQDSLNELMQDKTVIAIAHRLSTIAEMDRLVVMDQGQIVEVGSHQQLLAANGLYARLWNRQSGGFLGDDES, from the coding sequence ATGGCGTGGTTTGACTGGTTTGAGCGACGGATTAATCCTTATCCACAGGAACCCTTTGGGCTTAAACAAATAACGATTTTCCACTTTATTCAGGCGTGCGCCAAAGGCGCAGGCCCTTGGCTGTTGGTGTTAGTACTATTTAACGCAGGCCTTGGCATCTTTGAAGCGGTGTTGTTTCAGATGATGGGGGTTGTCGTTGATTGGATGAATCAGTACGGCGCTACGCAGTTGTGGGCTGAAAAAAGTGGTCCGCTGATGGCCATGCTATTGCTAATTTGCCTCAGCCCATTTTGGGTATTAATTGCCAGTAATGTGCGTTTTCAAACTTTGCAGGGCGTATTGCCGATGCGCTTGCGCTGGCAATTTCACCAGCTACTGTTAAGCCAGAGTATTCAGTTTTATCAAGAAGAGTTTGCAGGGCGGATCTCGGCCAAGGTGATGCAAACAGCCTTAGCGGTGCGCGATACCATTATGATTTGCGCCGAAATGCTGGTGTATGTGGTGATTTACTTTTTAACCACTGGCGTGATTTTGCTCAGTTTTGATGCTTGGTTATTGGTACCTTTTGTAGCTTGGTTAATTGTATTTGGCATTGTGCTGCGGGTATTTGTGCCGAAAATGGCTGAACTAGCACGCAATCAAGCCGATGCCCGCTCGTTAATGACCGGGCGCATTACCGATGCCTACTCAAATATTGCCACAGTAAAATTGTTTTCCCACGGTGGCCGCGAGGCCAGCTACGCCAAGCAAGCAATGCAAGAGTTTATGGGCACCGTGCATGCCCAAATGCGCTGGGTCAGCTACTTAGAGTTGCTCAATCATAGCCTTAATATGTTGTTAGTGGGTGGTACCGCAGCACTGAGTCTATATCTCTGGCAGCATGATCTAATTGGTGTGGGCGCAGTCGCAGCAGCGATTGCTATGGCCCTGCGTTTAGTGGGTTTATCACACTGGATTATGTGGGAAGCCACCATGCTGTTTGAAAATCTAGGTACCGTGCAAGATGGTATGAACACCATTAGCCAGCCGGTGAAGCTGCAAGATGCGGCGGACGCTAAGCCGCTAAAAGTGACTCAAGGAGCGATCGAGTTTAAGCAGGTCGACTTTCAATACATGGAAGGTAAACCGTTACTAAATAACTTTAATCTGCAAATCAAGCCAGGCGAAAAAATAGGCTTGGTCGGGCGCTCAGGGGCTGGTAAATCGACCTTAGTAAATATTTTGCTGCGCTTTTATGAAGTGAATGCAGGGCAGGTTTTGATTGATGGGCAAGATATTGCCAAGGTTACCCAGCAATCACTGCGACAACAAATTGGCATGGTGACCCAAGATACCTCGCTGCTGCACCGTTCGGTGCGGGACAATATTATTTATGGCCGCCCTGATGCCACTGAGCAACAGCTGCAACAGGCGATTGAGCGAGCCCAAGCGGCAGAATTTATTCCGTCGCTCAGCGATGCCCAAGGACGTAGAGGTTTAGAGGCCCATGTAGGCGATCGCGGCGTTAAGCTATCTGGCGGTCAGCGGCAACGTATTGCGATTGCTCGGGTAATGCTCAAAGATGCGCCAATTTTGCTACTAGACGAAGCCACCAGTGCGCTGGACTCTGAAGTGGAAGTGGCCATTCAAGACAGCTTAAATGAGCTGATGCAAGATAAAACCGTGATCGCCATTGCCCACCGTTTATCTACCATTGCTGAAATGGATCGTTTGGTGGTGATGGATCAGGGGCAAATTGTCGAAGTGGGCAGCCATCAGCAATTATTAGCAGCCAATGGACTTTACGCCCGCCTCTGGAATCGCCAATCGGGTGGGTTTTTAGGTGACGATGAGAGCTAA
- a CDS encoding LysE family translocator, with translation MNYPLLLSYLATIFLLIATPGPIVALVLNSAARYGFKRAVVTVLGTNLASLVLLSIAALIIAGVIQLEPHYLSWISLLGCVFIGWMAIDGLRHELTEPVAKPPELNPTQSGTGFVHGFLMGISNPKDIVFFVAFFPQFIGITASFKLSLSVLTLCWIAVDFLILFSYITLVRNDFFQRQKRKISLLSSGFLLLIALIGGVYSVLELVGG, from the coding sequence ATGAATTATCCCCTGTTATTAAGTTATTTAGCGACTATTTTTTTACTGATAGCTACCCCTGGCCCGATTGTTGCGCTGGTACTGAATAGTGCCGCACGTTATGGCTTTAAACGGGCCGTGGTGACGGTATTGGGGACTAATTTAGCCTCATTAGTATTACTGTCGATTGCGGCACTGATTATTGCTGGGGTGATTCAGTTAGAGCCGCATTACCTAAGCTGGATTAGTCTGCTGGGGTGTGTCTTTATTGGCTGGATGGCGATTGATGGATTACGCCATGAACTTACTGAGCCGGTTGCAAAACCACCTGAATTAAACCCTACTCAGTCAGGAACAGGTTTTGTGCATGGATTTTTGATGGGGATTTCTAACCCCAAAGATATTGTCTTTTTCGTCGCGTTTTTTCCACAGTTTATCGGCATCACTGCAAGCTTTAAGCTGAGTTTAAGTGTGCTGACGCTGTGCTGGATTGCGGTAGATTTTCTAATTCTATTTAGCTATATCACGCTGGTTCGCAATGACTTTTTTCAAAGACAAAAACGTAAAATTTCGCTGTTATCCTCGGGATTTTTACTGCTTATTGCCCTGATTGGTGGGGTTTATTCAGTGCTGGAATTAGTTGGCGGATAA
- a CDS encoding YbfB/YjiJ family MFS transporter translates to MPRRISIMPKPSMFRVIFACATLLLVVHTLGRFIYTPLMPWLIKDNLFSLQQGSIIVTWNYLGYLLGAIAAIYWSSLSHIQRILPWAITISVLSTLLQTQADNTTKLTVLRLINGITNGLVFVQAPSLVLEWLSHHKRPHLSGLVYLGVSIGLILSSLLVFLTSSFLNGAERWWPAAIIAIPLASWGYIQLSRIDIQSIKKGDTNKLIKPSQTPLIDYASAPLFLSYAGAGLGYILPMTYLPTLASTGLSEHSLLTNGSWLILALATLPSPWIWNKAGNYLGDVQALRLNYLVQFLGVIAVLYLPLPIGLTVCALLVGNTFLGTVLLTQRLARTLHPHQAPRLSAALVALYSLTQLVGPWITSLWLKNNGSLLLAFNLSAASLFWGLITSLLITQKTSS, encoded by the coding sequence TTGCCAAGAAGAATATCGATTATGCCTAAACCTTCAATGTTTCGAGTAATTTTTGCCTGTGCTACCTTATTACTTGTAGTCCATACACTGGGACGATTTATTTACACTCCACTCATGCCTTGGCTGATAAAAGATAATCTATTCAGTTTGCAACAAGGGTCAATTATCGTCACATGGAACTACTTAGGTTACCTGCTAGGTGCTATAGCAGCGATTTACTGGAGCTCTCTAAGTCATATCCAAAGAATTTTACCTTGGGCTATCACTATTAGTGTTCTCTCGACTTTGTTGCAAACGCAAGCTGATAACACAACAAAACTTACAGTCCTCCGCTTAATAAATGGCATTACCAATGGGTTGGTTTTTGTACAAGCCCCTTCACTGGTTTTAGAATGGTTAAGTCATCATAAACGCCCACATTTAAGTGGATTGGTTTACTTAGGCGTGAGCATAGGGTTAATACTTTCAAGTTTATTAGTCTTTTTAACATCTAGTTTTTTAAATGGTGCCGAACGCTGGTGGCCAGCAGCCATTATCGCAATACCATTAGCCAGTTGGGGATATATTCAGTTATCCAGGATAGATATCCAGAGCATTAAAAAAGGAGATACCAATAAACTAATTAAGCCCAGCCAAACACCTTTAATCGATTATGCTAGCGCGCCACTTTTTTTATCCTATGCAGGAGCGGGTTTAGGCTATATTTTACCTATGACCTACCTCCCAACACTTGCGTCAACAGGACTGTCTGAACATAGTTTATTAACAAACGGCAGCTGGCTAATTTTGGCTTTAGCTACTCTTCCATCCCCTTGGATATGGAATAAAGCTGGCAACTATTTGGGAGATGTACAAGCTTTACGCCTAAACTATTTAGTGCAGTTTTTGGGTGTAATCGCAGTTTTATACTTACCACTCCCAATAGGCCTAACAGTGTGTGCTCTTTTAGTGGGTAATACTTTTCTTGGGACAGTACTGCTTACACAACGTCTAGCACGCACTCTACACCCTCACCAAGCACCGAGACTTTCAGCGGCTTTAGTGGCTCTTTATAGCCTAACTCAACTAGTAGGTCCTTGGATAACTAGCCTTTGGTTAAAAAATAATGGTTCTTTATTATTAGCCTTCAATCTAAGTGCTGCCTCGTTATTTTGGGGGTTGATCACTTCTTTATTAATTACTCAAAAAACCAGTAGCTAA
- a CDS encoding HPP family protein encodes MPFIAWLKAFRPLHFAITPKHALRASCGALLGVSWVVAVSQWLFGADVALRLAAPIGASSVLLFVTANTPLAHPWSLIGGNLIAGSIGLICAVLIADPALRAGLSIALAILGMLCLRCLHPPSCAVALVLALSPNLVAQWGFSILWVVLCNSLLLLACALLFNNLTGQPYPKLAAPAAPDPNRSLPSWQRTQLQQQDLTQALQQLGHYVDVRIEDLVNLLQLTEQQAFKRMTQQLTAADLMSYPVLSITAESSLDQAWELMQPQQLQALPVVQQQRVVGIITRYDLLKTLLQQPKTPKRWLSKTPKTCSVQQIMTTEVLFARPDTPILQLVKQMTEQPLHSLPIVDAEQQLVGILSQTDLIAGLYRLVLQRCHIAA; translated from the coding sequence GTGCCCTTTATTGCCTGGCTGAAAGCCTTTCGTCCGTTGCACTTTGCCATAACCCCCAAACATGCCCTACGCGCCAGCTGTGGCGCCTTACTGGGCGTTAGTTGGGTCGTTGCAGTCAGCCAGTGGCTATTTGGCGCCGACGTTGCACTGCGTTTAGCCGCTCCAATTGGCGCCTCATCGGTTTTATTGTTTGTTACCGCCAACACACCTTTGGCTCATCCTTGGTCATTAATTGGCGGTAACTTAATCGCTGGTAGCATTGGATTAATTTGCGCTGTATTAATTGCAGATCCCGCCTTACGTGCCGGGCTCAGCATTGCCTTAGCCATCCTTGGCATGCTGTGTTTGCGGTGCTTGCATCCACCTAGTTGCGCTGTCGCTTTGGTCTTAGCCCTCAGCCCTAATCTGGTGGCGCAGTGGGGCTTCAGCATTCTTTGGGTGGTGCTCTGTAACTCGCTATTACTGTTGGCCTGTGCGCTGCTGTTTAATAATCTGACAGGACAGCCTTATCCCAAACTGGCAGCGCCAGCGGCGCCTGATCCCAATCGCTCGTTACCGAGCTGGCAACGCACTCAGTTACAACAGCAAGATTTAACCCAAGCACTGCAACAGCTAGGACACTACGTGGATGTGCGCATTGAAGATTTAGTCAATTTACTGCAACTCACTGAACAACAAGCTTTTAAACGGATGACCCAACAATTAACCGCAGCGGATTTAATGTCTTACCCTGTGCTGAGTATTACTGCAGAATCGAGCTTAGATCAGGCCTGGGAACTGATGCAGCCCCAGCAACTACAAGCCTTACCGGTCGTGCAGCAACAGCGGGTGGTGGGGATTATTACCCGCTATGACTTACTTAAGACTTTACTGCAACAACCCAAAACACCTAAGCGCTGGCTGAGTAAAACGCCGAAGACCTGTAGCGTGCAGCAAATTATGACTACCGAGGTCCTGTTTGCTAGGCCTGATACCCCTATTTTGCAGCTAGTAAAACAGATGACTGAACAACCACTGCATAGCCTGCCAATTGTCGATGCTGAGCAGCAACTGGTGGGTATACTCAGCCAAACAGATCTAATTGCGGGCCTCTATCGCTTGGTATTACAGCGGTGCCATATTGCCGCTTAA
- a CDS encoding LysR family transcriptional regulator: protein MDLLNLEIFCTVAYELSITGAAKRLNRAQSNVSTRIQQLERQLGVTLLLRDSKQIRLTREGKSFLGYCEQMLALAKEAKQALHPVEPCGELHIGSMEATAASRLPALLAGFQRRWDKVSLRVSTAPSRRLLERICDYSLDCAFIALGSEEKLPSNLMVKQAFSEQLLLIVPERYRHLEVRELTKLRLACFGEGCSYRDYAQTKVFANQSLMVQELGSYHGIIASVAAGSCVGILPKSVLDLQPQRMGLSVIDLEILNTVLVWRKNNNSYALKEFTQLFGS, encoded by the coding sequence ATGGATTTACTAAATCTTGAAATATTTTGTACTGTTGCTTATGAGTTAAGTATTACTGGGGCTGCTAAGCGGTTAAATCGTGCTCAGTCAAATGTTAGTACACGCATTCAACAGTTGGAGAGACAGCTAGGTGTTACATTATTACTGCGTGATAGTAAGCAAATACGCTTAACTCGCGAGGGAAAGTCTTTTCTAGGTTACTGTGAACAAATGCTGGCTTTGGCTAAAGAAGCAAAGCAAGCACTTCATCCAGTAGAGCCTTGTGGCGAGTTGCATATAGGCTCAATGGAAGCAACAGCTGCCAGTCGTTTACCTGCATTGTTAGCAGGATTTCAGCGGCGTTGGGATAAGGTATCACTTAGGGTCAGTACTGCACCCAGTCGACGATTGCTGGAGCGTATTTGTGACTATAGCTTGGATTGTGCGTTTATTGCATTAGGGAGTGAGGAGAAATTGCCAAGTAACTTAATGGTTAAACAAGCATTTTCTGAACAGCTTCTGTTGATAGTTCCGGAACGATATAGACATCTGGAAGTACGTGAGTTAACTAAATTGCGTTTAGCATGCTTTGGTGAGGGTTGTAGTTATCGAGACTATGCTCAGACCAAGGTTTTTGCTAACCAGTCCTTAATGGTACAGGAGCTTGGCTCTTACCATGGAATTATTGCTAGTGTTGCAGCTGGTTCTTGTGTAGGAATTTTACCTAAATCGGTACTTGATCTACAGCCGCAGAGGATGGGTCTTAGTGTGATTGATCTAGAAATACTAAATACTGTTTTGGTATGGCGAAAAAACAACAATAGTTACGCATTAAAAGAATTTACTCAGTTGTTTGGTAGCTAG
- a CDS encoding NnrS family protein: MQITDRQQGLTITPIWRLAFRPFFLFGMGFAALAVPLWVLALNGYLADFTPASGWLNWHQHELIFGFAVAIISGFLLTAVQAWTGQPSLSGQPLLSLFAIWLVARGAWLLNAPLVWLVALDSLFMLALLLQMSLLLISAKQQRNYPVLLILLLLLAANSSFMWGISHDQPALVQQSSYAGLWLIAAMITLIGGRVIPFFTQRGLALTQALPRSAGLDNALLILTLGLGLLYLSGIAAVLGRYLALIWLLLAVGHGYRLARWYRSAIWRVPLLWSLQLAYGWLVIACGLFALWQVGWMASPSSAVHAFTVGAMSNMILAMVARVSLGHTGRPLQLGRLTLVSLVLFNLAVIARVLVIHWDYAIGLWLASALWLLALGLWFIQYLPILTRARVDGHPG; this comes from the coding sequence ATGCAGATCACCGATCGTCAGCAAGGATTAACTATTACCCCTATTTGGCGTTTAGCCTTTCGGCCATTTTTTCTATTTGGCATGGGCTTTGCCGCATTAGCCGTACCTTTATGGGTGTTAGCACTCAATGGTTATTTAGCCGATTTTACACCTGCTAGCGGGTGGCTTAATTGGCATCAGCACGAGCTGATTTTTGGGTTTGCCGTGGCAATTATTAGCGGCTTTTTACTCACCGCAGTGCAAGCGTGGACCGGGCAGCCTAGTTTATCGGGGCAGCCGCTATTAAGCTTATTTGCCATTTGGTTGGTGGCGCGTGGTGCCTGGTTATTGAATGCACCCTTAGTCTGGTTAGTGGCGCTAGATAGTTTGTTTATGTTGGCTTTGCTGTTACAGATGAGCCTGTTACTGATCAGCGCTAAACAACAACGCAATTATCCAGTGTTATTGATCTTATTGCTGTTATTAGCGGCAAATAGCAGCTTTATGTGGGGTATTAGCCACGATCAACCCGCGCTAGTGCAGCAATCAAGTTATGCCGGGCTGTGGCTGATTGCGGCGATGATTACCTTAATTGGTGGGCGAGTGATTCCTTTTTTCACCCAGCGCGGCTTGGCACTGACTCAGGCTTTACCCCGTTCAGCTGGGCTCGATAATGCCTTATTAATACTGACCCTAGGTTTAGGCTTGCTGTATTTATCAGGAATTGCAGCCGTGCTGGGGCGGTATTTGGCACTGATTTGGCTGCTGCTGGCAGTGGGTCATGGCTACCGTTTAGCCCGCTGGTATCGCAGCGCAATTTGGCGCGTGCCATTACTCTGGTCGCTGCAGCTGGCTTATGGCTGGTTGGTGATTGCCTGTGGTTTATTTGCGCTGTGGCAAGTGGGTTGGATGGCCTCGCCCAGCAGTGCGGTGCATGCCTTTACCGTGGGCGCAATGAGCAATATGATTTTGGCGATGGTGGCCCGGGTTAGCTTAGGTCATACCGGACGTCCCTTGCAGCTCGGGCGCTTAACTCTAGTTAGCCTAGTGTTATTTAATCTAGCAGTGATTGCCCGAGTGCTAGTGATTCACTGGGACTACGCCATCGGTCTGTGGCTGGCCAGCGCATTATGGCTGTTGGCATTGGGTCTATGGTTTATCCAGTACTTGCCGATTTTAACCCGTGCCAGAGTTGATGGGCATCCGGGTTAA
- a CDS encoding NAD(P)H-dependent flavin oxidoreductase, with protein MSTNPLIKALAIELPIIQAPMAGVGTTALAVAVSEAGGLGSLALGNASVDTARKKIRQIKAATQKKFNVNFFCHQPAVANPAKEQRWIEHFTPHFTDFSSTPPQRLECDYQSFIENSKMLAMLLEERPPVVSFHFGLPSKTTINALKEAGIYLLACATSLKEALMIEQAGLDAIIAQGYEAGGHRGIFDANQDLQLGLPCLLQILKQHCKLPIVATGGIMNGSSIASTMLLGASAAQLGTAFLLCPESATNASYRANLKSNQTYTTKITSYISGRPARGLANRFYTLPEQLATDLPDYPIAYSLGKALGAAANTVDCIDFSAHWAGQAVPLIREMPAALLVKTLEQERLIALQNRS; from the coding sequence ATGAGTACTAACCCGTTAATCAAAGCATTAGCTATTGAACTGCCTATTATCCAAGCACCAATGGCTGGGGTTGGAACAACGGCATTAGCAGTAGCTGTATCTGAAGCGGGTGGTTTAGGCTCGTTAGCTCTAGGTAACGCAAGTGTAGATACTGCTCGAAAAAAAATTAGACAAATAAAAGCTGCAACCCAAAAAAAATTTAATGTGAACTTCTTCTGCCATCAACCTGCGGTAGCTAATCCAGCAAAAGAGCAACGCTGGATTGAGCACTTTACTCCCCACTTCACCGATTTTTCTAGCACTCCTCCTCAACGCTTAGAATGCGATTATCAATCGTTTATTGAAAACTCAAAAATGCTAGCTATGCTACTCGAAGAACGCCCACCCGTTGTTAGCTTTCACTTTGGTTTACCCAGTAAGACCACTATTAATGCCTTAAAAGAAGCTGGTATTTACTTATTAGCCTGTGCAACATCTTTAAAAGAAGCGCTCATGATTGAACAAGCTGGGTTAGATGCAATTATTGCTCAAGGCTATGAGGCTGGCGGACATCGTGGGATTTTTGATGCGAATCAAGATTTGCAACTTGGCTTACCCTGTTTGCTACAAATTTTAAAGCAACACTGCAAATTACCTATAGTCGCTACTGGTGGCATTATGAACGGTTCTTCTATTGCAAGCACCATGCTGCTAGGCGCTAGTGCAGCACAATTAGGTACAGCTTTTCTGCTATGCCCAGAATCAGCCACTAATGCCTCATATCGCGCCAACTTGAAAAGTAATCAAACCTACACCACAAAAATTACGTCTTATATTTCGGGCAGACCCGCACGCGGATTAGCAAATCGGTTCTATACTCTGCCAGAGCAACTAGCAACTGATTTACCTGATTACCCTATAGCTTATAGTTTAGGAAAGGCCTTAGGTGCTGCCGCAAATACGGTTGACTGTATTGATTTTTCAGCTCACTGGGCTGGGCAAGCCGTTCCTTTGATTCGTGAAATGCCAGCAGCATTACTAGTAAAAACGCTTGAGCAAGAACGTCTGATAGCACTACAAAACAGATCTTAA
- a CDS encoding PACE efflux transporter, which translates to MMIYLRPVTRRIVYVALFEAFAILLSTLLLMLLSGGDAQESLPVAVAVSVIAVVWNYIFNSLFEWWESTRNYPERTVAIRIAHASLFELGLMLLTIPLYMWWYQVGPLRALVMEATILIFFLFYTFIFTWGFDLVFALPERQEEQALES; encoded by the coding sequence ATGATGATTTATTTACGTCCTGTGACTCGCCGCATAGTGTATGTGGCGTTATTTGAAGCCTTCGCGATTCTGTTATCCACATTGTTACTGATGCTGTTAAGCGGCGGCGATGCCCAAGAGTCATTGCCGGTTGCGGTGGCAGTATCGGTGATAGCAGTGGTGTGGAACTACATTTTTAACAGTTTGTTTGAATGGTGGGAGAGCACCCGTAATTATCCCGAACGCACCGTGGCAATTCGTATTGCCCATGCCAGCTTATTTGAGTTGGGACTGATGCTGCTGACCATTCCGTTGTACATGTGGTGGTATCAGGTAGGGCCGCTGCGTGCGTTAGTTATGGAAGCCACCATTCTAATTTTCTTCTTGTTCTATACTTTTATCTTCACCTGGGGCTTTGATTTAGTATTTGCACTGCCAGAAAGACAAGAGGAGCAAGCGCTAGAAAGCTAG
- a CDS encoding alpha/beta hydrolase family protein gives MKIQFTTTDQVSLAGQLIEAKAAKAVVLINPGTATKTSFYLPFARFLAEQGYHVLLWNYRGCCESRTGSIKHSSYRYADIGNYDIPAAINQAKALFPELPLYCIGHSAGGQQIGFTEASQQLAGLVAVAVSAGHMPHMPLGYRLQANLFFRVIVPLSVRLCGYVPAKKLKLMEDLPSQMAIEWGNWCKEDSMFFSPKYYAEAVPNSIYQQLGFPVHVITASDDEISTPKNTENLWKHIHSQHGISFKNYDAASSPKRAIGHFGYFRKANQHIWQDIFQQLQEFQQR, from the coding sequence ATGAAAATACAATTTACAACAACCGATCAGGTGTCTTTAGCTGGGCAGCTGATTGAGGCTAAAGCAGCTAAAGCTGTTGTCCTCATTAACCCTGGTACCGCGACTAAGACCTCATTTTATCTGCCTTTTGCGCGGTTTTTAGCCGAGCAGGGCTACCATGTGTTGCTGTGGAATTACCGAGGTTGCTGCGAATCACGCACCGGCAGCATCAAACATAGCTCCTATCGTTATGCTGATATTGGTAACTACGATATTCCAGCGGCGATTAATCAGGCGAAGGCTCTATTTCCTGAGCTACCGCTATATTGCATTGGCCACAGCGCAGGCGGTCAGCAAATTGGCTTTACCGAAGCCAGCCAACAATTAGCTGGATTAGTTGCGGTAGCGGTCTCAGCGGGTCATATGCCGCATATGCCCTTAGGTTATCGCTTGCAAGCCAACTTATTCTTTAGAGTCATCGTACCGCTTAGCGTCCGCTTATGTGGCTATGTTCCGGCGAAAAAACTCAAGTTAATGGAAGATTTGCCCAGCCAGATGGCAATTGAGTGGGGCAACTGGTGCAAAGAAGACAGTATGTTTTTTTCGCCTAAATACTACGCTGAGGCGGTGCCTAATAGTATTTATCAACAACTGGGATTTCCGGTGCATGTTATTACCGCTTCGGATGATGAAATCTCCACCCCGAAAAACACCGAAAACCTCTGGAAACATATCCACAGTCAACACGGTATTAGCTTTAAAAACTACGATGCAGCCAGCAGCCCCAAACGGGCAATCGGTCATTTTGGCTACTTTAGAAAGGCCAATCAGCATATTTGGCAGGATATTTTTCAGCAGCTACAAGAGTTTCAGCAGCGCTAG
- a CDS encoding DUF4878 domain-containing protein, with protein MQLVRNWILIALSTLFLMACSATGSPDKVAEAFIKAAAKGDVEKVMQLIDIPNANQNELQMIKGKVTMIVAEGSAKFEEQGGLKSVKTLSTEYSENKTTAVVRVEVTMNNKQVDTDNVRTIKTDDGWKVKL; from the coding sequence ATGCAGCTAGTAAGAAACTGGATACTTATTGCTCTGAGCACACTATTTTTAATGGCCTGCTCAGCCACGGGTTCCCCAGATAAAGTAGCGGAAGCGTTTATTAAAGCCGCGGCTAAGGGCGATGTGGAAAAGGTAATGCAATTAATCGATATCCCCAACGCCAACCAAAATGAACTACAAATGATTAAGGGTAAAGTCACCATGATTGTGGCTGAAGGCTCAGCTAAATTTGAGGAGCAAGGAGGTTTAAAGTCGGTTAAAACACTGAGTACAGAATATAGTGAGAATAAAACAACTGCCGTAGTACGCGTTGAGGTCACTATGAATAACAAGCAAGTTGATACCGATAATGTTCGTACCATCAAAACCGATGATGGCTGGAAAGTAAAACTATAG